The Microbacterium foliorum genome has a window encoding:
- a CDS encoding polysaccharide pyruvyl transferase family protein, protein MAQPRRITVVNQHTNNYGDDAAGIALVERCFSELDATRVDVFYIWDGGRGGLPTDDERVHHHHLPVLAGTSDARPTLARAAARQMLMRRAAHAGLRGLVRAARESDFVLVSPAGSNIGIYKDWTYLLVLVALVLSGVRPIFFQNTIGKSNSRVFDRVARYVLRRSELFVRESASQRWLASEGLSAYLGVDTGLLLDIAAAESTEPVIAVVPTNLSSWHRDFKGDDDGVLWRDALAEGLATSAAESGLTVRIIPHLYGTQAEPAELQRFAEALRSRGCVAEIAPVATLSDYVAELGRATVVVSMRYHGLILSAGQGVPCVSLAYENKMVEAAAYLGQSDLSMHVRDTSTASLAGYISRALENRDAIGAASRERMSILEDIARGPLLAMRSELLRRQG, encoded by the coding sequence ATGGCACAACCGCGACGGATCACCGTTGTCAACCAGCACACGAACAACTACGGAGACGATGCCGCCGGCATCGCACTGGTGGAGCGCTGTTTCTCCGAGCTGGACGCGACCCGGGTCGATGTCTTCTACATCTGGGATGGCGGACGCGGGGGGCTCCCCACCGATGACGAGCGCGTGCACCACCACCACCTCCCGGTGCTCGCCGGTACCTCGGACGCGAGACCCACACTCGCTCGCGCCGCCGCGCGTCAGATGCTCATGCGCCGGGCTGCGCACGCCGGTCTGCGAGGACTGGTCAGGGCGGCGCGTGAGTCGGACTTCGTGTTGGTCTCCCCGGCGGGTTCGAACATCGGAATCTACAAGGACTGGACCTACCTGCTCGTACTCGTCGCCCTCGTGCTCAGCGGGGTTCGACCCATCTTCTTCCAGAACACGATCGGCAAGAGCAATTCGAGAGTCTTCGACCGGGTCGCCCGCTACGTGCTGAGACGCTCCGAGCTGTTCGTGCGCGAATCCGCCTCTCAGCGCTGGCTGGCATCCGAGGGGCTCAGCGCCTATCTCGGTGTCGACACGGGCCTTCTGCTCGACATCGCGGCGGCCGAGTCCACCGAACCGGTGATCGCCGTCGTGCCCACGAACCTGTCGAGTTGGCACCGCGACTTCAAGGGGGACGACGACGGCGTGCTCTGGCGCGATGCGCTCGCAGAGGGGCTCGCGACGAGCGCCGCGGAATCGGGCCTGACGGTGCGGATCATCCCGCATCTCTACGGCACCCAGGCGGAACCCGCCGAGCTCCAGCGCTTCGCCGAGGCGCTGCGCTCCCGTGGCTGCGTCGCGGAGATCGCGCCGGTCGCGACGCTCTCGGACTATGTCGCCGAACTCGGCCGCGCGACGGTCGTGGTCTCGATGCGCTACCACGGCCTCATTCTGTCGGCCGGCCAGGGGGTGCCATGCGTCTCCCTCGCCTACGAGAACAAGATGGTCGAGGCCGCGGCGTATCTCGGACAGTCCGATCTGTCGATGCATGTCAGGGACACCTCGACGGCGTCGCTCGCCGGGTACATCTCGCGGGCACTGGAGAACCGAGATGCCATCGGCGCAGCGTCCCGCGAGCGGATGTCGATCCTCGAGGACATCGCTCGCGGTCCGCTTCTCGCGATGCGCTCCGAGCTCCTTCGGCGACAGGGCTGA
- a CDS encoding glycosyltransferase WbsX family protein: MRTIAYYLPQFHRIPENDEWWGEGFTEWVNVRRASPLFSSHAHPRVPGTLGEYDLLDRDVHRAQSDLARQAGVDAFCMYFYWFGGSRLLEQPIDAWRDDPTLLPYCLSWANESWTRRWDGKERSVLMAQEYDEGYEEQVFQDLLPHFLAPHYIRQDGKPILLVHRAQVIPDPPAFAERLQVLARAAGLPGVHVIGSETTPELDPRALGFDAVAEFPPVGANTLASAQLRPLEGVQRGFRGRLMSYPRMASRFEKRREASYTRHHGVTPGWDNTARRRMSATVYVGSTPQRYATWLSVARSREQARRGARGLVFINAWNEWAEGAYLEPDEIHGHDHIAATADPDSFTPSRNAGEPVYGKFWSWGQLRSIALATAGSVLAVARRMRNRSRNR; encoded by the coding sequence ATGCGCACAATCGCTTACTACCTGCCACAGTTCCACCGCATCCCCGAGAACGACGAGTGGTGGGGCGAGGGGTTCACAGAGTGGGTCAACGTCCGCAGGGCGTCACCGCTGTTCTCCTCCCACGCTCATCCGCGTGTGCCCGGGACTCTCGGCGAATACGACCTGCTCGACCGAGACGTGCATCGAGCGCAGTCCGATCTCGCGCGGCAGGCAGGCGTCGACGCGTTCTGCATGTACTTCTACTGGTTCGGCGGTTCGCGTCTGCTCGAGCAGCCCATCGACGCGTGGCGAGACGACCCGACGCTGCTCCCGTACTGTCTGAGCTGGGCCAACGAGAGCTGGACCCGTCGCTGGGACGGTAAAGAGCGCAGCGTCCTCATGGCGCAGGAGTACGACGAGGGGTACGAGGAGCAGGTCTTCCAGGACCTGCTGCCGCACTTCCTCGCGCCGCACTACATCCGGCAGGACGGAAAGCCGATTCTGCTCGTGCACCGCGCACAGGTGATCCCCGACCCGCCCGCGTTCGCCGAGCGCCTGCAGGTGCTGGCCCGCGCCGCGGGTCTCCCCGGGGTGCACGTCATCGGCTCGGAGACGACGCCCGAGCTCGATCCGCGTGCGCTGGGCTTCGACGCGGTCGCGGAGTTTCCTCCCGTCGGTGCGAACACCCTCGCATCCGCACAGCTGCGACCGCTCGAGGGCGTGCAGCGCGGATTCCGCGGTCGGCTGATGTCGTATCCGCGCATGGCCTCGCGGTTCGAGAAGCGCCGCGAGGCGTCGTACACGCGTCACCACGGCGTCACGCCCGGCTGGGACAACACCGCGCGTCGTCGGATGTCGGCCACGGTGTACGTCGGGTCGACCCCGCAGCGTTACGCGACCTGGCTCTCCGTCGCCCGCAGTCGCGAACAGGCGCGGCGCGGTGCGCGCGGGCTCGTCTTCATCAACGCCTGGAACGAGTGGGCAGAGGGCGCGTATCTCGAGCCTGATGAGATCCATGGGCACGACCACATCGCGGCGACGGCGGATCCTGACTCCTTCACGCCCAGTCGGAACGCGGGGGAGCCCGTCTACGGCAAGTTCTGGTCGTGGGGTCAACTTCGCAGCATCGCCCTCGCCACAGCGGGAAGTGTGCTCGCGGTCGCCCGCCGGATGAGGAATCGCAGCCGGAACCGATGA
- a CDS encoding glycosyl hydrolase → MNEPTTPPEASPTVAAHAARTLSTRKIILLSIAGVLVVALVATLLVFRPWEARSEEARPAPTVSVTPTATPTPFATPADQPLVALATDLPISDTFAGWRTRTTSPAVSLLATDEAHGGDYALRIKSSAGSGAIAAQYEHPVELEAGRPYTVSMWVKSIGTANGAVEVRPSTGWEPALKIPGGTYDWREVSVPIVPAGAGSVRLVVQGQVDGLLIDDITITADDGAAAFLSNGGFEANSADLAITTPSLLLPQFSSVSFTTRRAPDGWMSWALSSEDEEVARGDVLFAGTEAAISFPKVPHGYYTLSVSAHIGGKVIERSASVGIVPEVPAEQRGQASRFGVHLHDLTTPERTGNMIDQLAVMGFGHVRADTVWSSAEPKPGQYAFPTQFTDNMNRLAQNGLTALQVPVYSNKNYDGGVTPSSPAGLAAYGAFTRTVLQQFPQVGSDVEVYNEFDHFYNTGACGKAPECYIAMLDAVNGAVDPAVPGATIVGPSLSGMGFKWDWLQDFFAQGGLDRLDVVTAHPYTQPLAAPTMGEDIERLRSMMRDANGGQEKPIWITEMGWATMDDWVSDEEQAKYLVQVTAAALGHGAERMYWYEAADQRSDPVQGEVNMGLFRSDIGVLPGGNEPKPAAVAQVTLAARLGGMDSASVDDIGSGIESYVFTGPGTSSRVLWAPDPEKPRKIVVTSRNAITVTDIYGGETTKRPKDGKITLTLTDTPVYLDADVEVEASGK, encoded by the coding sequence ATGAACGAGCCGACGACTCCCCCAGAAGCCTCGCCGACCGTTGCAGCGCACGCTGCGCGTACGCTGTCCACCCGCAAGATCATCCTGCTGTCCATCGCGGGCGTGCTGGTCGTGGCGCTCGTCGCGACTCTGCTGGTGTTCCGTCCCTGGGAGGCGCGCTCGGAGGAGGCGCGGCCGGCGCCGACCGTCTCGGTCACGCCGACTGCCACGCCGACGCCGTTCGCGACACCTGCCGATCAGCCTCTGGTCGCGCTCGCGACCGACCTGCCGATCTCCGACACCTTCGCCGGCTGGCGAACCAGGACGACTTCTCCCGCGGTCTCTCTGCTCGCCACTGACGAGGCGCACGGCGGCGACTACGCGCTCCGGATCAAGAGCAGTGCGGGATCCGGCGCGATCGCGGCCCAGTACGAGCATCCGGTCGAGCTCGAAGCGGGTCGTCCTTACACGGTCTCGATGTGGGTGAAGTCGATCGGGACTGCGAACGGAGCCGTCGAGGTCAGGCCATCCACCGGATGGGAGCCCGCTCTCAAGATCCCCGGGGGGACGTACGACTGGCGCGAGGTGAGTGTGCCGATAGTCCCCGCCGGCGCAGGATCTGTGCGTCTGGTGGTGCAGGGGCAGGTCGATGGGCTCCTCATCGACGACATCACGATCACCGCTGACGACGGAGCGGCGGCCTTCCTGAGCAACGGCGGCTTCGAGGCCAACTCCGCCGACCTCGCCATCACCACGCCCTCGCTGCTGCTTCCGCAGTTCTCCTCCGTGTCCTTCACGACCCGTCGCGCACCGGACGGATGGATGAGCTGGGCGCTGTCCTCCGAGGACGAAGAAGTCGCACGTGGTGACGTGCTCTTCGCCGGCACCGAGGCGGCGATCTCCTTCCCCAAGGTCCCGCATGGGTACTACACGCTGAGTGTGTCCGCCCACATCGGCGGGAAGGTGATCGAGCGGAGTGCCAGCGTGGGGATCGTGCCCGAGGTTCCCGCAGAGCAGCGGGGCCAGGCGTCGAGATTCGGCGTCCATCTGCATGACCTCACGACGCCTGAGCGCACGGGGAACATGATCGATCAGCTGGCGGTCATGGGCTTCGGCCATGTTCGCGCCGACACGGTCTGGTCCAGTGCCGAGCCGAAACCCGGCCAGTACGCGTTTCCGACCCAGTTCACCGACAACATGAACCGGCTCGCGCAGAACGGTCTGACCGCCCTGCAGGTTCCGGTGTACTCGAACAAGAACTACGACGGCGGCGTCACACCCAGCAGCCCTGCCGGACTCGCCGCGTACGGCGCGTTCACACGGACCGTCCTGCAGCAGTTCCCGCAGGTCGGATCCGATGTCGAGGTGTACAACGAGTTCGATCACTTCTACAACACGGGCGCATGCGGAAAGGCCCCCGAGTGTTACATCGCGATGTTGGATGCGGTGAACGGTGCGGTCGATCCCGCCGTTCCGGGCGCCACGATCGTCGGACCCAGCCTCTCGGGGATGGGCTTCAAATGGGACTGGCTGCAGGATTTCTTCGCCCAGGGAGGACTCGACCGGCTGGACGTGGTCACCGCCCACCCCTACACCCAGCCGCTCGCCGCCCCGACGATGGGCGAGGACATCGAGCGTCTTCGGAGCATGATGCGTGACGCCAACGGTGGACAGGAGAAGCCGATCTGGATCACCGAGATGGGCTGGGCGACCATGGACGACTGGGTGAGCGACGAGGAACAGGCCAAGTACCTGGTGCAGGTGACCGCAGCCGCCCTCGGACACGGCGCCGAGCGGATGTATTGGTACGAGGCCGCGGATCAGCGGAGCGATCCCGTGCAGGGTGAAGTGAACATGGGCCTGTTCCGGAGCGACATCGGCGTACTGCCCGGTGGCAATGAGCCCAAGCCCGCTGCCGTCGCCCAGGTCACGCTCGCCGCCCGGCTCGGCGGTATGGACTCGGCATCGGTCGACGACATCGGCTCGGGCATCGAGTCCTATGTGTTCACGGGGCCGGGGACATCCTCGCGGGTTCTCTGGGCTCCGGACCCGGAGAAGCCGCGAAAGATCGTCGTCACCTCGCGCAACGCGATCACCGTCACAGACATCTACGGAGGAGAGACCACGAAGCGTCCGAAGGACGGCAAGATCACCCTCACGCTGACCGACACCCCCGTGTATCTCGATGCGGACGTCGAGGTCGAGGCGTCGGGCAAGTAG
- a CDS encoding VanZ family protein: protein MTQIQVGPPPPRSYARLWVSTLLLVVYASFVLLVTMWPQPEQLEFDSIAGRMLRALHNIGVPEWFGYDKLEFTANIGMFVPLGFLLGLALARSAWWVAIFLLPAFSGAIEFTQGIALDERVSTVLDVLSNTIGGYLGLLLAMILRAMIHARDRTKIERELWERRAAAAELQRQNAARAQVAASSHQAPAPAAARIAEPDPVTRVLDADFWETGDAPTVRLPL from the coding sequence ATGACGCAGATCCAGGTGGGTCCGCCGCCGCCGCGCAGCTACGCGCGGCTGTGGGTCTCGACGCTGCTGCTGGTCGTCTACGCCTCCTTCGTGCTGCTCGTCACCATGTGGCCGCAGCCCGAGCAGCTCGAGTTCGACAGCATCGCCGGGCGCATGCTGCGCGCTCTGCACAACATCGGCGTGCCGGAGTGGTTCGGGTACGACAAGCTCGAATTCACCGCCAACATCGGCATGTTCGTCCCCCTCGGCTTCCTGCTCGGACTCGCGCTCGCCCGTTCCGCATGGTGGGTGGCGATCTTCCTGTTGCCCGCGTTCTCAGGTGCCATCGAGTTCACCCAGGGCATCGCGCTCGATGAGCGGGTGTCGACGGTGCTCGACGTGCTGTCGAACACCATCGGCGGCTACCTCGGTCTGCTGCTCGCGATGATCCTGCGCGCGATGATCCATGCCAGGGACCGCACCAAGATCGAACGTGAGCTGTGGGAGCGTCGCGCCGCGGCGGCCGAGCTCCAGAGGCAGAACGCGGCGCGCGCGCAGGTGGCGGCCTCCTCGCACCAGGCGCCGGCGCCGGCCGCCGCCCGCATCGCCGAGCCCGACCCGGTCACCCGCGTGCTGGATGCGGACTTCTGGGAGACCGGCGACGCCCCGACTGTCCGCCTCCCGCTGTGA
- the tuf gene encoding elongation factor Tu, translating into MAKAKFERTKPHVNIGTIGHVDHGKTTLSAAISKVLADKFPSDTNVQRDFASIDSAPEERQRGITINISHIEYETPKRHYAHVDAPGHADYVKNMITGAAQMDGAILVVAATDGPMAQTREHVLLAKQVGVPYLLVALNKADMVDDEEILELVELEVSELLASQGFAEDAPVVRVSALKALEGDEKWTQSILDLMEAVDNNVPDPVRDKDKPFLMPVEDVFTITGRGTVVTGRAERGTLAINSEVEIVGLRPTVKTTVTGIEMFHKQLDEAWAGENCGLLLRGTKREDVERGQVIVKPGSVTPHTDFAGTAYILSKDEGGRHNPFYTNYRPQFYFRTTDVTGVITLPEGTEMVMPGDTTDVTVELIQPIAMEEGLGFAIREGGRTVGAGTVTKIIK; encoded by the coding sequence GTGGCTAAGGCCAAGTTCGAGCGGACCAAGCCGCACGTCAACATCGGAACGATCGGTCACGTTGACCACGGCAAGACCACGCTCTCCGCAGCGATCTCGAAGGTGCTTGCTGACAAGTTCCCGTCTGACACCAACGTGCAGCGCGACTTCGCTTCCATCGACTCGGCGCCGGAAGAGCGCCAGCGTGGTATCACCATCAACATCTCGCACATCGAGTACGAGACCCCGAAGCGCCACTACGCGCACGTCGACGCCCCCGGCCACGCCGACTACGTCAAGAACATGATCACCGGTGCTGCGCAGATGGACGGCGCGATCCTCGTGGTCGCGGCCACCGACGGCCCGATGGCTCAGACCCGTGAGCACGTTCTGCTCGCCAAGCAGGTCGGCGTGCCGTACCTGCTCGTCGCGCTGAACAAGGCCGACATGGTCGACGACGAGGAGATCCTGGAGCTCGTCGAGCTCGAGGTCTCCGAGCTGCTCGCCTCGCAGGGCTTCGCCGAGGACGCTCCTGTCGTCCGCGTCTCCGCTCTGAAGGCACTCGAGGGTGACGAGAAGTGGACCCAGTCCATCCTCGACCTCATGGAGGCCGTCGACAACAACGTCCCCGACCCCGTGCGCGACAAGGACAAGCCGTTCCTGATGCCCGTCGAGGACGTCTTCACGATCACCGGTCGTGGAACCGTCGTCACCGGCCGCGCCGAGCGTGGCACGCTGGCCATCAACTCCGAGGTCGAGATCGTCGGACTGCGTCCGACCGTCAAGACCACGGTCACGGGTATCGAGATGTTCCACAAGCAGCTCGACGAGGCATGGGCCGGCGAGAACTGCGGTCTTCTGCTCCGTGGCACCAAGCGCGAGGACGTCGAGCGCGGCCAGGTCATCGTCAAGCCGGGTTCGGTCACGCCGCACACCGACTTCGCCGGTACCGCGTACATCCTTTCCAAGGATGAGGGTGGGCGTCACAACCCGTTCTACACGAACTACCGCCCGCAGTTCTACTTCCGCACCACCGACGTCACCGGCGTCATCACGCTGCCTGAGGGCACCGAGATGGTCATGCCCGGTGACACCACCGACGTGACGGTCGAGCTGATCCAGCCGATCGCCATGGAGGAGGGCCTCGGCTTCGCCATCCGTGAGGGTGGACGCACCGTCGGCGCCGGTACGGTCACGAAGATCATCAAGTAA
- the fusA gene encoding elongation factor G: MAQDVLTDLSKVRNIGIMAHIDAGKTTTTERILFYTGVNHKLGETHDGASTTDWMEQEKERGITITSAAVTCYWNKNQINIIDTPGHVDFTVEVERSLRVLDGAVAVFDGKEGVEPQSETVWRQADKYNVPRICFVNKMDKLGADFYFTVDTIINRLGAKPLVIQLPIGAENDFIGVIDLVEMRALVWAGDSKGDVTMGASYEIQEIPADLKEKADEYRQQLLETVAETDDALLEKFFGGEELTVAEIKGAIRKLTVASEIYPVLCGSAFKNRGVQPMLDAVVDYLPNPLDVGSIEAHDPKDYDTIIERHPDAKDPFAALAFKVAVHPFFGRLTYVRVYSGQLDSGAAVINSTKGKKERIGKIFQMHANKEIPVPSVTAGNIYAVIGLKDTTTGDTLTDPASPVVLESMTFPEPVIEVAIEPKTKADQEKLGVAIQKLAEEDPTFRTELNPETGQTTIKGMGELHLDILVDRMKREFNVEANVGKPQVAYRETIRKGVEKYDYTHKKQTGGSGQFAKIQFNIEPLDLDDEKTYEFVNAVTGGRIPREYIGSIDAGFQDAMNVGVLAGYPIVGVKATIVDGAAHDVDSSEMAFKIAGSMGMKEALRRASPALLEPLMAVEVRTPEEYMGDVIGDLNSRRGQIQSMEDAAGVKVVRAHVPLSEMFGYIGDLRSKTSGRAVYSMEFNSYAEVPRAVADEIVQKNNGGE, encoded by the coding sequence GTGGCACAAGACGTGCTCACCGACCTGAGCAAGGTTCGGAACATCGGCATCATGGCTCACATCGATGCTGGCAAGACCACCACGACCGAGCGCATCCTGTTCTACACGGGCGTCAACCACAAGCTGGGCGAGACCCACGACGGTGCCTCGACCACCGACTGGATGGAGCAGGAGAAGGAGCGCGGCATCACGATCACGTCTGCCGCCGTGACCTGCTACTGGAACAAGAACCAGATCAACATCATCGACACCCCCGGTCACGTGGACTTCACGGTCGAGGTGGAGCGCTCGCTCCGCGTCCTCGACGGCGCTGTCGCCGTGTTCGACGGCAAGGAGGGCGTCGAGCCCCAGTCCGAGACCGTGTGGCGTCAGGCCGACAAGTACAACGTCCCCCGCATCTGCTTCGTCAACAAGATGGACAAGCTCGGCGCGGACTTCTACTTCACCGTCGACACCATCATCAACCGCCTCGGCGCCAAGCCGCTGGTCATCCAGCTGCCGATCGGTGCGGAGAACGACTTCATCGGCGTCATCGACCTCGTCGAGATGCGTGCGCTCGTCTGGGCGGGTGACTCCAAGGGTGACGTCACCATGGGCGCCTCCTACGAGATCCAGGAGATCCCGGCCGACCTCAAGGAGAAGGCCGACGAGTACCGTCAGCAGCTCCTCGAGACCGTCGCCGAGACCGACGACGCTCTGCTCGAGAAGTTCTTCGGTGGCGAAGAGCTGACCGTCGCCGAGATCAAGGGCGCGATCCGCAAGCTCACCGTGGCTTCCGAGATCTACCCGGTGCTCTGCGGCTCGGCGTTCAAGAACCGCGGTGTGCAGCCCATGCTCGACGCGGTCGTCGACTACCTCCCGAACCCGCTCGACGTGGGCTCGATCGAGGCGCACGACCCGAAGGACTACGACACGATCATCGAGCGTCACCCCGACGCGAAGGACCCGTTCGCAGCCCTCGCGTTCAAGGTCGCGGTGCACCCGTTCTTCGGTCGCCTCACCTACGTGCGCGTCTACTCGGGTCAGCTGGACTCCGGTGCTGCGGTCATCAACTCGACCAAGGGCAAGAAGGAGCGCATCGGGAAGATCTTCCAGATGCACGCCAACAAGGAGATCCCTGTCCCCTCGGTCACGGCGGGCAACATCTACGCCGTCATCGGTCTGAAGGACACCACCACCGGTGACACCCTGACCGACCCGGCCTCGCCGGTCGTCCTCGAGTCGATGACGTTCCCCGAGCCGGTCATCGAGGTCGCCATCGAGCCGAAGACCAAGGCCGACCAGGAGAAGCTGGGTGTCGCCATCCAGAAGCTCGCTGAGGAGGACCCGACCTTCCGCACGGAGCTCAACCCCGAGACCGGTCAGACGACCATCAAGGGCATGGGCGAGCTGCACCTCGACATCCTCGTGGATCGCATGAAGCGCGAGTTCAACGTCGAGGCCAACGTCGGCAAGCCGCAGGTCGCGTACCGCGAGACGATCCGCAAGGGCGTCGAGAAGTACGACTACACGCACAAGAAGCAGACCGGTGGATCGGGGCAGTTCGCGAAGATCCAGTTCAACATCGAGCCGCTCGACCTCGACGACGAGAAGACGTACGAGTTCGTCAACGCGGTCACCGGTGGTCGCATCCCGCGTGAGTACATCGGCTCGATCGATGCCGGCTTCCAGGACGCGATGAACGTCGGCGTGCTCGCCGGCTACCCGATCGTGGGCGTCAAGGCGACCATCGTCGACGGTGCGGCGCACGACGTCGACTCCTCGGAGATGGCGTTCAAGATCGCCGGATCCATGGGTATGAAGGAAGCCCTGCGTCGGGCGAGCCCGGCACTCCTCGAGCCGCTCATGGCGGTCGAGGTGCGTACTCCCGAGGAGTACATGGGCGACGTCATCGGCGACCTGAACTCACGTCGTGGCCAGATCCAGTCGATGGAAGACGCCGCAGGCGTCAAGGTCGTCCGGGCACACGTCCCGCTGTCCGAGATGTTCGGCTACATCGGCGACCTGCGCTCGAAGACCTCGGGCCGCGCCGTCTACTCGATGGAGTTCAACAGCTACGCTGAGGTTCCCCGCGCTGTGGCCGACGAGATCGTCCAGAAGAACAACGGCGGCGAGTGA
- the rpsG gene encoding 30S ribosomal protein S7, whose protein sequence is MPRKGPAPKRPVVNDPVYGAPIVSQLVNKILVDGKKSLAESIVYNALKGVEAKNGQDAVATLKKALDNVRPTLEVKSRRVGGSTYQVPVEVKPHRANTLALRWLVSYAKGRREKTMTERLQNEILDASNGLGAAVKRREDTHKMAESNRAFAHYRW, encoded by the coding sequence ATGCCTCGTAAGGGTCCCGCCCCCAAGCGTCCCGTCGTCAACGACCCGGTATACGGCGCTCCGATCGTCAGCCAGCTGGTCAACAAGATCCTGGTCGACGGCAAGAAGTCGCTGGCCGAGTCGATCGTCTACAACGCCCTCAAGGGCGTCGAGGCGAAGAACGGTCAGGATGCCGTCGCCACTCTGAAGAAGGCGCTCGACAACGTGCGCCCCACTCTCGAGGTCAAGAGCCGCCGCGTCGGTGGCTCGACCTACCAGGTTCCGGTCGAGGTCAAGCCGCACCGCGCGAACACCCTCGCGCTGCGCTGGCTCGTCAGCTACGCCAAGGGCCGTCGCGAGAAGACGATGACCGAGCGTCTCCAGAACGAGATCCTCGACGCGTCGAACGGTCTCGGCGCCGCCGTCAAGCGTCGTGAAGACACGCACAAGATGGCCGAGTCGAACCGCGCGTTCGCTCACTACCGCTGGTAA